The sequence GGATCAACCAATATTGTTGTCGGAAATAGTAATTTAATCAAAAAAACAGTTTTTCCTGCCCAGATACTTCCCGTTGTTAAAATAACCTCTTCCCTTGTTGCCCATAGTATTTTTGTTCTTATCCTGATGGGACTGATACTTTTACAAAGGTTGCCTTTCAGTATCTTTTATTTTCAATCACTCTATTATCTGTTCTGTATGCTGGTACTGGTGCTCGGACTTTCCTGGTTATTTTCGTCATTGAATGTCTTTGTTCGGGATATCAACCAGGCCGTTGCCCTTGCCCTGCAGGTTGGGTTCTGGGGCACTCCTATCTTCTGGGATATTAATATTATGCCGCAGAAGATACAGTCCGTGCTCAAACTGAATCCGATGTTTTATATTGTTCAGGGGTATAGGGATTCTTTCCTTAATTTTATACCTTTTTGGGATCATCCTATTTTAACGCTTTATTTCTGGGTGGTTGCTTTGTCTATCTTTATACTTGGGGCTGTTGTGTTTCGTCGTTTACAGCCGCAGTTTTCAGATGTCCTGTGAAAGCTTATGAATAGAGAAATTTCAATTGATGCCCATGAACTGACGAAGACCTATTATCTGTATGACCGGCCTATTGATCGTGTAAAGGAGACCTTTCATCCCTGGCGTAAGATTTATCATCGTCCTTTTGATGCCGTTAAAGGGTTGAGTTTTACTATTCACAAGGGTGAGTCGTTTGGTATAATTGGTCGCAATGGCAGTGGAAAATCCACATTGTTGCAGATGATATGCGGAATTCTTCAGCCCACAAGCGGTTACGTAACTGTTAATGGCAGGGTTGCTGCTTTACTGGAATTAGGAGCAGGATTTAATCCTGAGTTTTCGGGACGTGAAAATGTTTATTTAAATGGCGCCATTTTAGGGTTTTCCACAGCAGAAATTGACGATCTCTATGATGAAATTGTTGGTTTTGCTGATATAGGAGATTTTGTTGACCAGCCCGTGAAAACCTATTCCAGCGGAATGTATGTCCGTTTGGCCTTTGCTGTGCAGGCATGCGTTGAGCCGGAGATTCTTGTTGTCGACGAAGCCCTGAGTGTGGGGGATGTTTTCTTTCAGCAAAAATGCCTTGGCAGGATGCGACAGCTCAGGGAGAACGGTACCACACTGCTTTTTGTCTCCCATGACATGGGCATTGTCCGTGAGCTTTGTGAAAGTTCCGTTTATCTGCATAAGGGGCGGCTTGCGTACTGTGGGCCCAGCCATAAGGCAGTGCAGAAGTATTATAATATGGATCACCGTCAGGTCTCTGGTTCTTCAGGAAGTGAAAATGGTGGCGCACCTGTCGCCTCTTCACTCACGGGGAATGAAATATGGAAACAGGACATATCTCAATCTCAGGATGGTGCTGATGCGGAAATACTTTCAGTGAGCATGGAGGATAAAGATGGCTTTCCATCCATGAAGGCAACCATTGGTGAACAGATCTCATTTACATTGTACTATCGGGTAAATAAAAGTGGCCCTATTCATGCTTCGGTTTCTATTAAAAACAGGTTTGACAACCTGATCAGCTGTAACGGAACCTATATCAACAATCTTGAACCACAGACTTTAGCCGAAGGAGCTGTAGGGAAAATTGTTTTTAAAGTTCAATGTGACATGGAGGCTGGCCCTTATACTCTCCATTTTAGCTTGTCTTCCCCAGGGGATCGCCCTAACAGGGCCGCAACAGTTGATGAAACCCCATGGCTTGGTCCTCTTTCCATAGAGTGGGATTATGAGAATCATAAGGCTCCTTTTCTGGGGATGTTCAACCTGCCTGTTTTCTGCTCATTTGGCGAGGATACGAAGTAATGAGTGATACAGCTTTTGTTGAGTTTTTTGAAAAATTTTCTTCGATGTTGAGACTGTAATAAAATGGACAGTGCTATCCGCGCCTTTAAATTGAATCTGGAAAAACTAAACTGGTTACCAGGAATTTCCTATCTGCGATCAAAAGCATTCTTGACTCCCAGACTGGGTAAGCTTCATCTCTATTCCCCGCGTCCTCTCTACATACCAGATTTTTATCGGCAGACTCCTGCGAACCATGAGAACTGTCTTTCCATTTCAATTGTTACCCCTTCCTTTAAAAGTGGCTGTTATATCGAAGACACCATAAAAAGCATCTTGAAACAGATGTATCCCGGGTTGGAATATATCATTCAGGATGGTGGTTCGGATGATGAAACAGTTTCAATTATAAAAAAATATGAAAAAAATTTGAAGGCATGGGAATCCAAGCCAGATAAAGGACAGTCACATGCAATAAATCTCGGTTTTGATAAGACAAAAGGCGATGTCATGGCCTGGCTCAACGCTGATGATCTGTTGTTGCCCGGTACTCTGGATTATGTGAATAATTATTTTCAAAAGCATCCCCAAGTTGATGTTGTCTATGGGCACCGGGTACTCATCGATTCAGAGAACAATGAGATTGGTCGCTGGATCCTTCCTCCCCATTGTCATCATACCATTACCTGGCATGATTTTATTCCTCAGGAGACCCTGTTTTGGCGGAGAAGTATCTGGGAAAAGGCAGGTGGACGAATTGCAGATGAAATGCAATTTGCTATGGACTGGGAATTTATTCTGAGACTCAGAGATGTCGGAGCGACCTTTGCCCGTTTGCCCAGATTTACAGGTGCCTTTCGTGTTCATCCAGACATGAAAAGCATTAAAGACGTCGACATAACAGGCGTGCGTGAAATGGATATGCTGAGAAAACGATACCGGGATCCTTATGTTAGTGATGACCAGCTTGAGCATTACATTCGATCCTACCTGCGTAGGCATCTGCTTCTTGATAGATTGTACAAAATTAAAGTTCTCCGGTATTGACTTCTTTTCATTGCTGGTTCATTAGGGAAAAAGACAATGCTCAGTAAGGTTCATGTGGGCAGGCAGGCGTGATCATAGGTTGTTATGAATAAAATTCATCTCTCTCCAAAAGTATTTGCAGGATTTTCTCTTCTGTTATTCTGTCTTGTGTGGCTGTTTGTTGCGCCTTTCTTTCAAAAAGCTCAATTAAGCGTAAGTCTTGAAACGGAAAGCGATGAATTGATCCAGGTTTTTTGGAATACGAATAATGTTTTTGGCAATGAGCGTGGGTATTTTGAAGAGCAATCTGCCGTAAGACGGTTAAGGGCAGGACGTACAGAATACAAATTTACCTTGCCTAGTCTTAAGGGTATTGAATCACTACGCATTGATCCAGCAACTACAGCCACTTCGTTTACCCTCTATTCCATTAGCATTTCTCAAGCCGGTTTTGATCCCATTGTTATTGAGACGGAGGAGACAGCAAAGGACCAGTTGGAACTTCATGGCACAGGGTTTAAAGCAATATCCGGGAATGGTATTGGTTTTGGATCTTTTACTGAAGACCCTCAACTCATACTCAAGATACGGCCCGTCTTTAGCTATTTTAAATATGTTGTCGATAAAAAGAATGAATACTCAGCCTTTGTATCTCAACGAATGGATCTTTTAGGCCTGGATTGGTCTGGCTTCTTTTTCCTTGGTATCGATATTTTACTTCTTCTGAGTATCAGTGCCACTATACTCACTCTTTTGGGATTAAGAGAAAAAAACAGTACAGAAGTTTGTGTTCTTCTAGGGTTAACAGGACTTGGGGTAATCGTTCTTTCTGTGACTTTTTTAGGGATGGCCTATCTGCTTAACTGGAAAAATATACTGTTTGGACATTTAGGATTGTGGGGATTGATTCACATTGCCGTCGCAAGGGGTTCTGACCAGATGTTTTTCACTGCGGCAGTAAGGAATTTTAAGCAGATTTATGGAGGAATTCTCCTTTCGGTACGAAAAACCCTCTTTCCTGCTGAATGGAAAAGAGTTTCTCTCAGCAGTGCAATACTTTTGGTTCTGATCGTATTTTTGTTGGTGTATTATATTATCCCCGCAGCCTTCACCCTGCCCCTGAATTTTGATTCCAACGATTATCGCCTCTCCCGAATTGGCTATTGGCTCCAAGAAGCAAATATCTGGCAATTTCCAAGCAATGACATCAGAGAAATTATAATGCCAGTAAATTGTGATCTGGCCATGTTGTGGATAACCTCTTTTTTCAAAAAGGGGTATCCACTGGTTCATCTCATGTCTTATTTTGGCGGGTTTCTGGTTTGTTGTTCTGTTTATGCTATCTGCAGGGCATTGGATTTCTCAAAGAACTATAGCCTTATAGCTGTTTTGATCTGGCTTGGTATCCCCAATAGTGCCAGTCAGATGCTTACATCGCAGACCGACTTGTTTACCACCGGTTGTCTGATGGCTGGACTGTACTGTTTTTATCAGGCCATCAGACATAAAAAATATTCTTATTATGTATATGCTGGAATAGGTATAGGTCTATCAGTCGGGGCAAAAAGTACAGTGTTTTTGTGGGGACCGGGATTGCTGTTTCTCTGTCTTGCCATTATTGCAGGCAGGTTAAAGGTCTTACAGTGGAAGGTCTTTGGAAAAGGAATACTGTTGTTGGTGGCTTGTACTGTTTTGTCAGGAGGTTTTGTCTATGGACAAAATGCTATCCGTTTTCATAATTTCTTAGGGCCGAGTGAGGTTGTTGAGTCAATCGATGTCAGTCGTGACCCGGTTGTGAAAAAAGCCGGGGTGGGACAGAAAAGACATACAATGAGTAAAGTGTCTTTTGTTTACTTGAAAGCTCAGTCCTATTTGTGGCAGATTTTCGAGCCCAGTTCCAATTTAACAGTAATACGACCACTGACGGACAAGGCCTTTGATTTACTTGAGCAATCCATTTATAAGACGAATAAAACGCTCAAAGCTTCTTTTGTGTCGATGTTCAGGGCTGCTGCATCCTGGCTCCGCTCAAGCCAGCTTAGTGAAGACTATGTCTCCTTTGGATTTGTAGCTTTCTCTCTACTGCTTCTTGGTGGAAGCCTTGCTCTTTTCAGGTCATTTCTAGTAAGGGATACTCAATCGATTGCTGTCACCATCATTTTCATTTCTATTCTTCTCTATATGATGTTTTTTTGCTGGATTGTGGGGTGGACTGTTCATAGATACCGATATGCCGTTCTGGTGACACCATTCATTGCGATAACAGTGGTGTACTTTTTGTCTACCTGTTCAGCTACAAATATAAAATCTCTCCGTTATTTTACGGTCACCTTAACCTGTGCTGTTGTTCTTTATCAGGTGATGATGGCTTTGAATGTTGCAAGTAATAGCAGGTCTCATGGTTGGTTCGCTTTTCGTTTTCCTCATAAAGTACATAGCTATGTCTTTTATTGGCGTGATGCCAGGCATCTCACAGATAAGCTACCGGAGAAAGTTCATCGTTTGGGACTGGTTTTGGCAAAGGGTGCCTGGAAATCAATGTTCTATCGGACAGGGAGAAATATCTCATCATACACTATTCCGGTACAAGGAGATATTCACGCAAGTCATACTTTTTTAGAAAGCAGAAATGTTGACGCTTTAATTGCAAGGAACCTATCTTCAATAAGTGTAGAGGATAGCTTTAACCTCCTGCCGTCTTTGACGAATACTTATCAGGCGCTTATTCCTGTGAAAAAAAATGCAGAGCGCTCGGCATGGATTATTCCAAATGGCTCGTGGAGTGACGGATGGGTTAAATTGCGTGGGGCGGTCAGAGTTGGCAACTGGAAAAGTAATATCCTTTCTTTGGAAATTTGTAATCCGGCTCCTGTTGATGAGAAGATACTTTTCAGATCATCCGTTAAGGAGTATGAGATACTCGTCACCAGAAATAGTGAGTGTGAAAAAGTTGATATTTCTGTTAATGCTAATGACTATATAAGTTGGCATGTCGATCCAGGTTATCACCCTTGGAAAAACCCAGGTACAAGAGAGGTTCGATCCCTAGGGGTAAAAATTAAATTCCCAAAACCTGAGTGAGTTTCGTAGATTATGAGTGAAAAAAAGGAAAATACTCATCGGATAAAATTGATTATCCAAATTCCATGTTTTAATGAGGAAGAAACCTTGCCTATTGTTCTCGGGGAATTACCGAGAGAATTGCCAGGAGTCGATATCGTTGAGTGGTTGGTTATTGATGATGGAAGTACAGATAGGACGGTTGAAGTTGCGAGAGCACATGGTGTTGATCACATCGTTTCTCATCCACAAAATAAGGGGCTGGCAACAGCTTTTACCACGGGACTGAAGGCATCTCTAAAAAATGGTGCGGATATTATCGTAAACACTGATGCAGATAATCAGTATAAAAGTAGTTATATTAAGGACTTGATCCAGCCAATACTTGATAATAAAGCGGAGTTTGTAGTTGGGGCTCGTCCAATCAATAAAATTGAAGGTTTCTCAAGGATAAAAAAAATTCTTCAACGACTGGGAAGCTGGACTGTGCGAATGGCTTCTGGAACTGATATCCCCGATGCGCCCAGTGGCTTTCGCGCTATTTCTCGAAATGCCGCCCAAAAACTAAATATTTTCAGCGGATATACGTATACCCTGGAGACGATAATTCAGGCGGGGAAAAAAGGAATTGCAATGTCCTGGGTTCCCGTAGAAACGAATGAGGAGCTACGACCGTCCAGACTATTAAGTAGTATTCCGTCTTATATTTTTCATTCGATGTGCACTATTATCCGGATTTTTATAGTGTATCGTCCGTT comes from Desulfocapsa sulfexigens DSM 10523 and encodes:
- a CDS encoding ABC transporter ATP-binding protein, whose protein sequence is MNREISIDAHELTKTYYLYDRPIDRVKETFHPWRKIYHRPFDAVKGLSFTIHKGESFGIIGRNGSGKSTLLQMICGILQPTSGYVTVNGRVAALLELGAGFNPEFSGRENVYLNGAILGFSTAEIDDLYDEIVGFADIGDFVDQPVKTYSSGMYVRLAFAVQACVEPEILVVDEALSVGDVFFQQKCLGRMRQLRENGTTLLFVSHDMGIVRELCESSVYLHKGRLAYCGPSHKAVQKYYNMDHRQVSGSSGSENGGAPVASSLTGNEIWKQDISQSQDGADAEILSVSMEDKDGFPSMKATIGEQISFTLYYRVNKSGPIHASVSIKNRFDNLISCNGTYINNLEPQTLAEGAVGKIVFKVQCDMEAGPYTLHFSLSSPGDRPNRAATVDETPWLGPLSIEWDYENHKAPFLGMFNLPVFCSFGEDTK
- a CDS encoding glycosyltransferase family 2 protein produces the protein MDSAIRAFKLNLEKLNWLPGISYLRSKAFLTPRLGKLHLYSPRPLYIPDFYRQTPANHENCLSISIVTPSFKSGCYIEDTIKSILKQMYPGLEYIIQDGGSDDETVSIIKKYEKNLKAWESKPDKGQSHAINLGFDKTKGDVMAWLNADDLLLPGTLDYVNNYFQKHPQVDVVYGHRVLIDSENNEIGRWILPPHCHHTITWHDFIPQETLFWRRSIWEKAGGRIADEMQFAMDWEFILRLRDVGATFARLPRFTGAFRVHPDMKSIKDVDITGVREMDMLRKRYRDPYVSDDQLEHYIRSYLRRHLLLDRLYKIKVLRY
- a CDS encoding glycosyltransferase family 2 protein, whose product is MSEKKENTHRIKLIIQIPCFNEEETLPIVLGELPRELPGVDIVEWLVIDDGSTDRTVEVARAHGVDHIVSHPQNKGLATAFTTGLKASLKNGADIIVNTDADNQYKSSYIKDLIQPILDNKAEFVVGARPINKIEGFSRIKKILQRLGSWTVRMASGTDIPDAPSGFRAISRNAAQKLNIFSGYTYTLETIIQAGKKGIAMSWVPVETNEELRPSRLLSSIPSYIFHSMCTIIRIFIVYRPFRFFASIGVVFSTLGTGLLLRFLYFYFTGNGSGHVQSVVIAGILLGIGFHTILIAFVADLISVNRRLLEQIRASIQ
- a CDS encoding ArnT family glycosyltransferase, which encodes MNKIHLSPKVFAGFSLLLFCLVWLFVAPFFQKAQLSVSLETESDELIQVFWNTNNVFGNERGYFEEQSAVRRLRAGRTEYKFTLPSLKGIESLRIDPATTATSFTLYSISISQAGFDPIVIETEETAKDQLELHGTGFKAISGNGIGFGSFTEDPQLILKIRPVFSYFKYVVDKKNEYSAFVSQRMDLLGLDWSGFFFLGIDILLLLSISATILTLLGLREKNSTEVCVLLGLTGLGVIVLSVTFLGMAYLLNWKNILFGHLGLWGLIHIAVARGSDQMFFTAAVRNFKQIYGGILLSVRKTLFPAEWKRVSLSSAILLVLIVFLLVYYIIPAAFTLPLNFDSNDYRLSRIGYWLQEANIWQFPSNDIREIIMPVNCDLAMLWITSFFKKGYPLVHLMSYFGGFLVCCSVYAICRALDFSKNYSLIAVLIWLGIPNSASQMLTSQTDLFTTGCLMAGLYCFYQAIRHKKYSYYVYAGIGIGLSVGAKSTVFLWGPGLLFLCLAIIAGRLKVLQWKVFGKGILLLVACTVLSGGFVYGQNAIRFHNFLGPSEVVESIDVSRDPVVKKAGVGQKRHTMSKVSFVYLKAQSYLWQIFEPSSNLTVIRPLTDKAFDLLEQSIYKTNKTLKASFVSMFRAAASWLRSSQLSEDYVSFGFVAFSLLLLGGSLALFRSFLVRDTQSIAVTIIFISILLYMMFFCWIVGWTVHRYRYAVLVTPFIAITVVYFLSTCSATNIKSLRYFTVTLTCAVVLYQVMMALNVASNSRSHGWFAFRFPHKVHSYVFYWRDARHLTDKLPEKVHRLGLVLAKGAWKSMFYRTGRNISSYTIPVQGDIHASHTFLESRNVDALIARNLSSISVEDSFNLLPSLTNTYQALIPVKKNAERSAWIIPNGSWSDGWVKLRGAVRVGNWKSNILSLEICNPAPVDEKILFRSSVKEYEILVTRNSECEKVDISVNANDYISWHVDPGYHPWKNPGTREVRSLGVKIKFPKPE
- a CDS encoding ABC transporter permease, whose product is MGTISLFLKSIIKQRRLILSMAKREVKSQYVGSTLGLVWTFIHPLVLIFVFWVVFSVGFKAVPASNVPFVVWLTAGMTCWFAFSDMISGSTNIVVGNSNLIKKTVFPAQILPVVKITSSLVAHSIFVLILMGLILLQRLPFSIFYFQSLYYLFCMLVLVLGLSWLFSSLNVFVRDINQAVALALQVGFWGTPIFWDINIMPQKIQSVLKLNPMFYIVQGYRDSFLNFIPFWDHPILTLYFWVVALSIFILGAVVFRRLQPQFSDVL